Sequence from the Cydia pomonella isolate Wapato2018A chromosome 21, ilCydPomo1, whole genome shotgun sequence genome:
ttcatacaaataaacaatgtaACATTGATTTTgctccctttaaaaaaatataatttttcacaatccagccgcgtgtTCGCGTATAACGAGAATCCTAAAGTAAACAAgtgttttgatcagtataaagcaagctttcaaatcatggcattttgtttttattaaaagctttgtattacattttacagTTGTATtactttgtgacagaacttataaTATGACCTAACTAAGTCTACACGCATATGTGTTCGTACTGTCAGATATGCTATCTGTATTTAGTATATGCGCTTAATTATTTCGCCTGAATTATGGCTATGCTGTTATTACTTGATAAGTGTTTAATTTCCAATATAAGTAAACTAAAGCcacaaaattgttttaattaacatCCCACAAATAACAAGGTGTTGCGGATAGGATGAAATTAGTTTAGAAACCTTACCTTTGACTGTTCTTTCTTCTCTTTCTTTCCCTCTATCTTTCAACTCTGTGCCTACGTATTTGTTACATTAGTGTAGTTTACATAGGTATTATAGGGAACGTGCATGAACTTGAGAGGGCAGTACAGGAGCCCCCTGTTTACTGGCGagtgtaaatgtcaagtttaagcttCCAATACTTTTCACTACGATGTAAAAGGTCGTGTGTGTCACTACAGTGACAAATAAtgagtaaaaatcgtgaaagtttaaatcagtgttataagcttccaatgtagcccacaagatggtaGACCATACAATACGTAAGAAAACGTGCGTAAACTGTAgagggcagcacttgctttggcgtgtcAATTTACAGTTTGTGTTACCGATTCAGGCCACCAGATGGCAGATTATTGAATTGCCAGGAAGTAATCCTGCATACTGACCGTGGCGTAGCTCGCCATGTTGATGACCGAGAAGCCGTAAGTCGTGACGTGGATTTCTTTTTGGGACCTGAAAAGGTAAGGATTGAATATAAATAGAAACTAAGTAGGTAACTAAACGTATTACTATTcatggataaataaatagtaggtacattgttAACAAAGGATGAATTGAtgcttttcacccgagttaaacactaatTTTCATGTCGAATACGacgaaagtaaaatacatgtttttttaatgactaagtaggtatattttaatagcATTTCTTGAGAGTGCTTTCAGCTAactatttaggtaaaagtatcgttatttatcgtaggtaagtacttaagtTGTTGTTGTAAAACgtcccaaaatatttatttagcgccacttgcaccatctcactaacccggggttaaccggttaaaccaaTAAGGCCCaattgcaccattccactaacccggtTAAACCtgaagttaccatggttaccactACAATTTGTCagtgggttaacggtttaaccgcttaaccttgggttagtgggatggtgcaagtgggccttagtcagtgtcaaattgtactggtaaccatggtaactccaggtttgaCTTGTCAAcctcgggttagtgggatggtgcaagtagcCCTTATTGAAAATGCGCTCTGGCGCAGCCCGACTCCGGCCGGTCGGTGGGAATACATTATACTGCTTGTTTAAAGTCTGTgttctaattttaaaagttttaatttagttaccTACCTATGCATCGTAATAAGGACCGAACCCTTGACTTTCTTAGATGCGTTGTACCAGAGGCAGTTGTACAGTGCGTTGGTTATTCCTTTACTCTGCAAAGGAACATAATTcacattattgttattttgttgtcaCCTGTATACCTGTacagttgcatttttatcgttCATTGCACATTTGCGTCACTCACATATTTTTCAGGAAGTGACGGTCACCATGACAGATGATGACAGCCTAACTATCCGAGCTAtgcattaaccattacaaattgaaccgtaaaccgtcggacggttacagtttacggttcaatttatatgGGTAATGGCCAATAATGGTTAATTTTATTAACGTTTTGGCCAACACTGTATCCGCTGCTAAAAGGTACTCGTACTGTTTGTTGAaatcaggggcccatttctcgaaccatattagactaatattattagtgtgttgtcttGGAAACCCATACGAGTTGACAGTTTATGGACTAATAATATAAGTCTATTACCGATCAAGAAATGAGCCCCAGGTATACGAGGAaccagggtgcgtagacaacgtgccaatcgttaacgctccgtagcgaacgaaacgcaacggtCACTGTCGCACTATGGAAGAGTCATAgaaagagatgactacgctaccctacggagcgttaacgatttggacgttggctaagcacccaggtgTTTAGTTTTAACTCATAAAAAGTATTAGAGAAGTAGAGGTCTAAggctatattttattaaactaaGTACGCCTGTGATGCCAATTTACTCTTTCTGAATATCATTGTAAGTAAAGACAAAATAACCACTAATAAGATGGACATCCGGCTGAAGATTAAGGGTGCAATGGCTTCGTACACCAAATTCAATGACACAGGAAGGCTGCGACGTACGGTATTGTGCAGGGAAGTGGCTTCTATTAAATAACGTCTTGTTTTGCGCTTGATTGTCTATTGCCAGCTAAGGATAAGATTcacaatcgttttttttttacttttaatatattttgtaaaatgtattccCGTTAGTTTAGGTACTTCTCTTTTATTGGTCGTCTATCCTAGACTAAACGTCACAAGGCAGTCACCAGACAGAAAAAGCAGATTGTTGCAAAGCTTGTCACCAATCGCTATAATCATGACCATGGCTGCTCTGTCAAGGATGAAACGATAAAGAAGAAGACGAAGACGAAAAGAGCTAAAATTTAGATACTTACAGAGTCGATCAGTTTCTGTCCGTGAGCGCACAGGAGGTAGGTCTGCGCGAGCGCCGTGACGAGAAACGACTTGTAGCTAAACTCGTTCCATTTCTCCACTATCTGTAACATAAAATCCTGTTTTAACTTTAGAAGTAGATCCCGATATAATCGTTGCTAAAGGTAGCAATTTTAGGATGACTTACTCTAGAAATTTCCGGGACTGAGCAGAGATGTCCGAAGCTTCGGTTTTCTATTGAAAGCAtgacgtgatcaccgatcaatTATGATAGAAAAAGAAATCACGTCGCCAAGCCGAGCCAATTGGTCACGGAGGGCTGTAGCCCGCAGTCTGCGTCAGTCCGCCAACGCGTGCTCGCGTTGAAGCACCTTGTTATGGAGCGAAATTAGTCGAGCAATCTTCGGCTTAAAAATACGtttgaatatatttaatagGTGTTACTTACGACGGAACAGAACCCGCAGAAACAGAAGATCATGGAGCTATTGAGGAAATTGAGGAGAAGCGCACCGCTGAACATTTCTTCAACGTCACCCGAAAGTCTACGACATATAAGGGAGCAGCTTTAAATTTGGCAATATAATAAACCTAAGCAAAAGTTATGAACTTTGGCGAATAAAATGCGCCCAATTTTGGTAGGTACAGTAGATAACTCGTTTGAGTCTGGATTTACACGATATATCTTCTCAATCATCGACCAAACCGGAAACCACAGGCACACCTGAATTCCGTTCAGTCAGGGCCtattagccaagatgacaatcgttggtAGAAAACACCAGTACAAACTTAAATATGTATGGAcaatggaaatagtcacgtgacttttcgtagcatctgtcatccttatacattttttctttacttttggcgtttgtcgatgtatgatgatgatgacagaAATGTCGGTTGAATGGAAGAAATGGTCATAAATAGAATCATTTCGCTATACTAGCTTTGAAACAAATGAACAACATTTGAAGTACCTGATCAGGGCCCGATGCCTATCTATGATGGCAGCCAACTCTTTCAGATGTGTTTTCTCCCATTCCGGGGAATTACAGTTTTCTCTGCGCATTTGTTCAGTGGTAAATGCACCTGTAACAAAACTTTGGTGTAGTTCTGTATTGAATAATTTAATCACAGTCTGTCTTTGCTTTCCTATTATATGGCCACAAGAAAAGTTCTATCAATCTATACCTAAATAGTCcaaattttctaaaatgtgtctATAAAAGTGAGACAATTGATACGCTCGAGTAATCTTCTCCTCTCATCTTTGCTGATTTTGACCTTTAGCTAGTCCACACAAAGGGCATGTCAGAATTTCGTTACGAAGTTATAAATTAAGGCTGCTGGTGATCGAAGcttgtgtaataataaaattttagtgaaattaataaaattgtgaaAGAAGAGGATGCTACGATGCGGTCGTAGCTATGGCTGTACCACCGGGCTCGTGCCCCCATAGAAGGGGAGCTAAAATCAACAGAAACGGGGCAACAGTTATGAATGTTTGTAAAGTCGCTAGCGTGATGGTCGCTGGGGATCTTACAGAATTTAGAACAAACACAAGATCTTCAATAACTAGAGAGAACAGCTTGTACCACTAGTTGTATCAGTAGTATTCAGTATCTATGCAAAATTTAGAACAAATATCTACAATAACTAAAACAATTCATGAAAAGTATTCTTAAGAAAGTAAAAACTTACTCAAGCGATGTTTAGGTTCAATCGTTGGTACGAGTTTCTGTATACGAACGGCAAGCAGATCGAACTGGATTGAAATGTGGCTCAAGAAGATGCAGAACAGTAGGTCTCCCATCACCATGAAGCAAATGGCACTACAACCTGCAATATCGCGTCCCTGTAACTGGCGTCCATAGGTTATAGTAgcggcttaccatcaggcatcTTTGGTATCGACAATTGTTACGCCCCATGTCAGCGCCTGATGGTCAGCACTTACCATAGCCCATGGATAATTACAATGCCAGtaacagaaatatcgacaaTTGTCACACCTGGGACCCTTTTCTCAAACAGTATTAGggtagaataaatttaaaggtggaaaaaataatatcttgggtgagacttgaaatCACGgcactccagcgctctgccatctgagccaccaagatctcatccataggcagcaaatatTTTCacccctagcgacatctaccgtaagaacgttacacttcttagacggctaccggagttccaagtcatattgtaaattcaccagtaacgatgtgctacccatactaaattaattttaaaattaatttggtaTTAgggtaatattattagtccagaactgtcaaatcgtatggatTTCCAtgagaattaaattaaagtccatattaataaaaattgtatttttttaattatgtttgttgtacgtaatgttttgaaaagatgtgtccagCCGAGTTTCTTGTCTGTCCCATATTGGGGTACACTCTTACAATTTAGGAGGAATTTAATCttttcgggtcagaggtgtagggttagagccgcgCGTTAAAAAccacattgtaatatgcctacttggaaaaaaatctttaacatacagcgccacttgcaccatcttactaacccggggttaaccggttaaaccgttaacccactgtactggtaaccatggtaacttcaggtttaaccggttaacctcgggttagtgggatggtgcaagtggccctaataACATTAGCCTAatatggttcgagaaatgggcccttgACAGTGAATAATTATTTCTCTAGAAAGTAAAGAAGATGTGAAAGAAACATCCATGCAGtaagatattttcaaaattggATCATAAGCTTAGGTATATTTAATATGCCAACTGATATATTTGACGAAATAATACTTGGCAAAATGAATCATGACCAAGTAATTAttcgttaaacaataacttgTCAAAAACGAGTTTTGCAAACTGTAAAATTGCGATAGGTTAGTTGTTTTgacaaatgatttttttggcaAATGATAATTTCAGTAAAGTAGATGTCGATGATGGGATACTTTAGGAAATGTTTCTTGCCCATACTTAGTAAACCGCGCAAGGTATTTAACAtataatatcaattttaattACAGTATTTTCATAAACACCTAAAAATCACAACGTACCTATGTGGTAACTGAATAAAAATTCGTTAGTTAGTCGTTTTATTGACAAAATGATTACCTCCGGATTAAGATAAAgatgtacttaattaaaatagtacTACCTGAGTGAAAGAACTCACCATGGAAATCCTCAAAGGCTAAAGCAAACGCATACCCTAGACCACCTTCGTAAGGATCGAAAGGGTACCAGTACCAGTACGGCAGGATGAGAGATGTGTCGTGGCCTGCAGCTCGATATCCAAGGGCCACGAAAGACGGGGACAGGAAGATCAACACTAGGAGGATGTTGCACCAGTAGTAGCCTGAAACCAGATGTTTGCCAGTTGGTTTAagaatgactcacgctagaacggtccggaTCCTTGCtgaggcgtccgacacttcattCTAGGCAGTCTATAGAAAGCCACTATTGGGAACgaaccgttctagcgtgagttatCCTTTACTATGTATCAGGAATATGTATAACTTAAGTTTAACCCTATTCAAAGAATGTATCATTTTTATAAGTGCGTCTACATCTAGCAAACACCCCGTGAATGATCCTGTTTACGAAAGGCCTGCGAACAGGGATCAACGAAATTAATTCTTATACGAGGTACGTGCACATATTTGACGTTAAAAGAGTCGGTCAAAGGTGTTCAGCCTTCACAAGATGGCGGGTGCTGCCACAACCTGGGTTGCCTAGAGATGATGGCTTTAGCTGCGaccattttttctttttttattactttacctTTGACGACCATATTGAGACTCCGGAGTGTCCTGCTTACTATACGGTCCTCTTCTTCGGTGACAGTTCCCTGAGGCCACATCGTCCTCAGCTCCCACACCAGGTTGTTGAACACTGGTCGGTAGACCACCATTTTGTACGACTTAAATATCGCTACAATAAACAAACAGATATTCATAGATTGATTAGTTCATCTTGTGTCTCCGTTTTATGTGATGTCTACCCAATCACGCATAAatgatgactcacgctagaacgatcGAACGAACGGTGATCGCGTGATGCTTTCTATTAGGAAACGTAGTGTCGTATGCCTCGGACCAGACCCGGGccgttctaacgtgagtcatccttaacagTCGACACACACAAAAAGATTGAACAATGAAGGGTGATATGGGCGCCTTGGTCTACCAAAGAAGTCAGTACTCTGAGGAAAaacatttgaatttggaattggTAGAATGAGAACCTTGGGTTTTCCAAGGGCTGTTACCTACTATGGCTCAGAATGATTTTTATTCAAACTGATAATATTCTAGGGGCCCTAACCAAGATCATAATTGTACTAAGAAAAACgccaaaacaaaaataagcatCGGGATGACAGAGACCACGAAAAGTCCCGGGACTATTTccatatatttaaatttcttttgGCGTTTTCTATAATAATACTGCTAGGGTTCGTACATGTTTACCTAAAAGCAGGTTACACAGGCATGGCATGGACAGGAATATCTCCACGTATTCGGTGCTCCGTACCACCATGTAGATGAGCTCCAGGACGGCCGCCAGCCACAGATTGAGGTTCTCCAGCCAGTAGTATGTGTCCCAGAATATTCTTCAAGGTAGAAatgttttgtatatatttatttaacaaatttataagTAGTCCGACAAACCAATTTAGAAATTATAGTTTTAgataagtattatattttagattttgttgGTTTTCATTTCTTGTATAAATAGTTTACTCGTTGTTTTGTTGTTAACGTacggaagagcggtgcctcccaacacaggAAATTCtttgcttaccgggcggctccGTCCCCTAAATCAtggccatttttattttaaggaaataaagaatattgtttttttttgtaatttgtcaAAATACGTCAGCAGAAAAGTtggcaaatttgaaaaacgtAGGCGCGAACTTTCGATATCCCATAGTCCATCCGTAGTGATTTTGAAGCTGGTTTCATTATATTAACACACACAAATTGCTTTGCCAGAActtcttttttatgttttgaaGTTAGAGAGCTAAACGAGAATGTTGTATATCATGTCTTGTGACCTCCCTCtctaaagcgccaattacatcatCACTTCCCGATCGTTTTCCGTTTCGCGGAATATCAGCActtcgttaacaatatttgaaatctaaaaaatactttgtctccaattgccaaaaatgttcaatgtttgatattttagcATATGAaccgttttttttacatttcaattacTGTaaagatgtgctgatatttggtgataCGGAAAAACACTCTTGCTCGGGCCTGATTTCGGGCCctatatcaggcctgataaagtgcgGATCTAATTAGCACATAAAACATCGGTTAGGCGCAGTAAGAATTAAGTACGTAGGTAATAAGTAGACACTATTATGTTATTTTGTGGGGAGTGAGTACTTTTTTGAAGTAATTAAAATGACAGCAATTATTAAATGAACAGCATTTCTATAAAAACCTAAATTGCTTAGGTGTGTTTAGGttgactcacgttagaccgggCTGGGTCGGAGCTTCCAGGGCTTACTTTTCTATGACAGATTACCGGTGGTGCTTtgcatagaaaacgaagcgccggaagctccggcccggaccCAGCTCAGCCCGGTCTAACGTCAGTCATCCTTGATTCCCTTCCACGCTAACCTGACATGAGGCGGATCGGTCTTCGTCAGCCGCAGCCCCACCCACTTCTGCACCGACCACGGTATAGCAAATGTGGCGTCATAGTCTTCAAGGTCGTAATAACGTTTCTGAAAATGAAAGACTCAGAAacaaaaaccgacttcaaaaaggagggGGTTATCAATTAGATGGGATgggatttttgttttttatttagcttATCTATTATTGTTTGGTGTCGTGATGTGCTAATGAAGACCAGAAAAAGATGGCGTACTGTTTAGCGAACGTAGGCTCTGTATTAAGTAAATACATACAACATAAGTCATCTTCATAAACTTTAATATTCATCTAATGTACCGTCAATCGGGGTGAATAGGAGTGAAttacattttaagttttttccCTATGATGCACCCCAGTCGTCCCAATTTATCCCGGTTGACGGTACTCTAAAAATCATGCCGCTTTTGTTGatacattttattcaataaattgtacttattaAACGAATTCTTATCTTATTCTTGTCTTATTTTAATACTGAAAGTCAAAATCATGAAATAGCGTCTactttgacaataaatatcCCGGCCGCTATCAGCAAATTACTCTAATAAAATGTTGTTCAGCTAATCTGGAATGAAGCCTGCTGAGTAAGCTGACGAGATTGGTCCGGAGGGATCGCTCCAATTAGGGAATATTTTGCTGTTTATGGGcgactgaattattattaaacctTTCTAGACACGTTGGATAAAATAAGCAGTCTGGTTTCTTAGCTCGTTTCCAAGATAAGAAGCAAGTTGTATGTTTCCGATCTTACGCTAATTCCAAAATCATGGCATTTGAGAATTAGGGAacatatagtattttatttcacaaaatatacataagtatcaTATTTGCAGGATTGGTCCGCTGTTAGGAAttgaatagggaatattacgcaaaactttGCGTAGGGGACGCCACTAGCACAAACTGTAAATAATCCGCCCCGATACATCAGTgtcatatttattcgtaagAAATAATCAGTgtaaacttgtcaaaaaactgtttacgaTAGTGTATACTTATTCTATGGTTTACAGTTTGTGCTAGTGCTGCCGCTGgcgcagaacattgcagtatcCCGTACTTATGCTACTACCGTATTGCAGTACtccctattattaataaatatttatttaattaaaaaatacatttcttaTCAAAAAGAGacaatttttttaggttttctCCATTTTATACTTGATTTTCTTTACTTAATACAACGTAAATGGACGAGGAGGTCTTATCCCTTTTCAACGGTCCTTTTGTTAAAGGTTCTATCTTAAAACTTCCTTTGTGAAATTGTTagtaatgacattttatttaaaataacaatatacataatggatatatacagagtattaggtactattaactagcttaaatttaaaataagcccTCGTTgcatcgcaatactgatacgttgtgcgaggacgccgccagctctttggtcaccagttacgtcaaccagacgtttcgcaatTTCTGCAagaaacttgtgcgcgctgggacaaCATTGAGTTTCAACATTTGTGAAATTATGTCTCGTATAAAGGTTTTTTCTGTTATCCAGAACGAGGCTTGCTCAGTCCAGCTCATTGGTTCGCTGTGTTCAATCCAGTTCAGGATTATTTTGTCGTTTACATGCAAGCCTTGTATTTCTGTTGGTCGAATTTCCAGCGGCGTATTAacggcgtccgctagctggcgcgggtatACGGAGCGGGCGCACGAACGCGGGAGCCATTGCAGATAAAATCCATCGCATACTGTGTGCGACTGTGCGATCCAGTTAGCGtagctcatactatttttctctGACTCGCTCACCCGCTCTGTGCGACCGCGTCAGCTAaggctagcggacgccctaagtACGTGAAAACACTAAAAAGTCTGTGTCAAGTTAACGTCGTAAAATTACTATATCCAATATCTGTATTCTATATCAGTCAAAAGTTAATATCAcaagaaaaaaccggccaagagcatgtcgggccacgctcagtgtagggttccgtagttactattccgtcacaataagctaaactggagcttaaagtatagtaaattgttaaccaagggatgaaacggtacctttcacccgagttaaacaaataggcaaatttgcataatcagtacctaattaaagtaagtctttttactatgaagagaaagctttttgcgataactcaaaaacagctaaactgatcatgtccgctatagttttcatttaatgtctttcttaatctctacttccaagatttttttcatgttttttggacctatggttcaaaagttagagggggggggacacatttttttttctttcggagcgattatctccgaatatattcactttatcaaaaaatgtttcttgaaaattagttttgaaagacctttccaacgataccccacactctagggttgaagcgaaaaaaaaatttcacccccactttacgtgtaggggaggtaccctaaaaaaaaatttagattttattgtacgactttgtcggctttattgatttatatctctatgccaaatttcagctttctagcactaacgaccacggagcaaagcctcggacagacagacagacagacagacagacggacatggcgaaactataagggctcctagttgactacggaaccctaaaaacgtaatAGCGCAGTTCAGGATTTTCACTACACATAACACTTTCTAATACATTCTCGAGAACTGAGTGAAATTGGAGAGAGATACTGGTTTATTTGAGTTAGGTAACTCGCTCATATTAGGTAAGCTATTAGAACGAATGCCAGATGATTCAATTATTACTTTACCCGACAGA
This genomic interval carries:
- the LOC133529631 gene encoding odorant receptor 4-like, whose protein sequence is MVVRSTEYVEIFLSMPCLCNLLLAIFKSYKMVVYRPVFNNLVWELRTMWPQGTVTEEEDRIVSRTLRSLNMVVKGYYWCNILLVLIFLSPSFVALGYRAAGHDTSLILPYWYWYPFDPYEGGLGYAFALAFEDFHGCSAICFMVMGDLLFCIFLSHISIQFDLLAVRIQKLVPTIEPKHRLSAFTTEQMRRENCNSPEWEKTHLKELAAIIDRHRALIRLSGDVEEMFSGALLLNFLNSSMIFCFCGFCSVIVEKWNEFSYKSFLVTALAQTYLLCAHGQKLIDSSKGITNALYNCLWYNASKKVKGSVLITMHRSQKEIHVTTYGFSVINMASYATILKTAWSYLSLLLNVYK